From the Flavobacterium gyeonganense genome, the window GTTCCATTTGGCTGAGATGCCCCGGAACTTACCAAAGGAATACCATCTATAACGTATAATGGCTGGTTATTCGTAAAAGATGAATTACCACGAATAACGACCTTTGTAGATCCCCCGGCACCGGATGAACTTTTTGTAATTGCCACACCAGCAATTTTACCGGCAACTGTATTAATAAGATTAGCATCTTTAACCCTCGTAAGTTCATCACCTTTAAGCTCCTGAGCTGCATAAGTTAAAGATTTTCTAGTCTTTTTTATACCTAATGAAGTCACAACAACCTCATTTAAAGCATTTGACACTGCAGTTGCCATTTTAACATTAATTTCAGTTGACTCTCCTACAACAATCTTTTGTGTTTCAAGACCTACATAACTAAAAATTAGTGTTTGTCCGCTTTGTACATCAATTGAGTATAGACCGTCAAAATCAGTAGTAGTGCCTTTTTGACCACCTTCTACAGAAACAGATGCCCCTGGTAACGGCATCCCATCAGAATCTGTAATCAAACCTTTGACATTTTTTACCTGAGCAAGTGAAACCTGCGCTGTAAAAACAATCATAAAGATTAATAAAATTTTTTTCATGTTTATTTATTTTGTTAGTTATGGTGTAAATTTATCCTTAAGGGATTGTTAAAAAAAATAATTTAAACCAACTGCGAAAAACTTTAAACCAACGACATAAAACAATCAATAATGCGTTTTACGAAAACGTTATCTTAACAAAATAACACACGTTTTCTATTATTTTATAAAATTTTATTTAAAAAAATTGCGTTTCATTAAAGAATTGTTTAAAGTTGCATGATAATTAAGCTAACCATAATCGACCTAATCCATCACTACATTGAGTGAAATTCAAAAATTAAATTTTGATATTAAACTTCAAAATCACATCTGGTTCTGGGGAAGTTATTTTACTCTTAATTTTTTAAGATGGGGTGCTTATTTTAATGATTACGATTATTCATTTAAGTCAAACCTGATTGAATTTTCGCTACATATACCATTAGTCTATTTCAATCTTTTTGTTTTGGTACCCAATTATGTTTTAAAACAAAAATATTTTAAATATACCATCGCGTTATTAATTAGTCTTTTTGCTGTCTATTTACTCAAAACAGCCCTAACCTATTATATTATTTCAGAAAATATATGGCCGGAAGCTAATCGTGAATATAAGCCTTTTGATATCAATCATATTTTTGCAGTTTGTATTGGCGAACTGTATGTTTTGGCAATGGCATCTTCTATTTATCTGACGCTAACTTGGCTGCGGGAGAGAGAAAGAAACAGGTCGTTGAGGGAAAATCAATTTAAAATAAAACTTAAATACCTCGAAAATCAGATTCAGCCTCACTTTTTCTTTAATACATTAAATAATTTATATGCATTATCATTAGAATCTTCTGATAAAGTTCCTGATGTAATTATTAAATTATCAAATCTAATGGAATATGTTTTATATGATGTAAAAGGAACCAAATCTATATTATTAATAAAAGAAATAGATTACATTCAGAATTATGTCGAAATTGAAAAGCTTCGTTTTAAAAATGTTGAGGTCGCTATTAACCTTGAATCCGATATTGAAGATATCAAGGTGCCGCCTTTAATCTTTATTTCGTTAGTTGAAAATGCCTTTAAACACGGAGGATTAAACAATCAGAATCTAAAAATTAAGATAAACTTCAAAATTGTTAACAATAAAATGCTTCAT encodes:
- a CDS encoding sensor histidine kinase, coding for MSEIQKLNFDIKLQNHIWFWGSYFTLNFLRWGAYFNDYDYSFKSNLIEFSLHIPLVYFNLFVLVPNYVLKQKYFKYTIALLISLFAVYLLKTALTYYIISENIWPEANREYKPFDINHIFAVCIGELYVLAMASSIYLTLTWLRERERNRSLRENQFKIKLKYLENQIQPHFFFNTLNNLYALSLESSDKVPDVIIKLSNLMEYVLYDVKGTKSILLIKEIDYIQNYVEIEKLRFKNVEVAINLESDIEDIKVPPLIFISLVENAFKHGGLNNQNLKIKINFKIVNNKMLHFEILNNFVISQKNNPKGGIGLLNTKKRLKLIYRNNFSLQYKTKLNYYIISLQIPIHNED